The Brassica napus cultivar Da-Ae chromosome C7, Da-Ae, whole genome shotgun sequence genome has a segment encoding these proteins:
- the LOC106390005 gene encoding THO complex subunit 6-like isoform X2 has product MLLTRSQGFAVQRHWGIKIHTKQSKGKISKYYYFKGLKRNLAESRLFRFSEFFFSHHCLLLSPAFSNPRKKHQKKMYGDATNWNEDEYRESILKEREIQTRTVFRTAWAPNPNPDAFVVASSDGTLAFHSMSSLVSQSAAFGYSKGEDFMVAVPEGMVRAHEGPAYDVKFYGEDEDALLLSCGDDGRVRGWKWRDFADSTENHVKPLLELTNPQHKGPWGALSPMPEINAISVDPQSGSVYTAAGDSCAYCWDMESGKIKMIFKGHSDYLHSLVSRSSASQILTGSEDGTARIWDCKTGKCIKVIGCQEKKSRFRISSMALDESESWLACGQGKNIAVWNLPASECVSTISSPAHVQDVMFDEKQILSVGAEPLLRRFDLNGALLSQIQCAPSSAFSVSLHPTGVVAVGGYGGLVDVISQFGSHLCTFRSSSL; this is encoded by the exons ATGCTCCTGACTCGTTCACAAGGTTTTGCCGTCCAAAGGCATTGGGGGATTAAGATACACACCAAGCAATCTAAAGGAAAAATCTCCAAATATTACTACTTTAAAGGACTAAAACGTAATTTAGCAGAATCACGACTCTTCCGGTTTAGTGAGTTCTTCTTCTCCCACCACTGCTTGCTGTTATCGCCGGCGTTCAGCAATCCCCGAAAGAAGCATCAGAAGAAAATGTACGGAGACGCTACGAATTGGAACGAGGATGAGTATAGAGAATCAATCCTGAAGGAACGAGAGATTCAGACTCGTACCGTCTTTCGAACCGCCTGGGCTCCAAATCCTAATCCGGACGCCTTTGTTGTCGCTTCCAGCGACGGAACCCTAGCTTTCCACTCGATGAGCTCTCTCGTTTCCCAATCGGCGGCGTTTGGGTACTCGAAAGGTGAGGACTTTATGGTGGCTGTACCTGAGGGAATGGTTAGGGCACACGAAGGGCCCGCGTATGATGTCAAGTTCTATGGCGAAGACGAGGATGCTTTGCTCCTCAG TTGTGGGGATGATGGTAGAGTTCGAGGATGGAAATGGAGAGACTTTGCTGATTCTACAGAGAACCATGTCAAGCCATTGCTTGAATTGACTAATCCACAGCACAA AGGTCCTTGGGGTGCTCTTTCACCAATGCCCGAGATCAATGCCATTTCTGTTGATCCCCAG TCAGGAAGTGTTTATACAGCTGCTGGTGATTCTTGCGCATATTGTTGGGACATG gaaagtggtaaaataaaaatgatcttCAAGGGCCATTCAGACTATTTGCATTCTCTAGTTTCGCGTAGTTCTGCAAGCCAG ATATTGACGGGTTCGGAGGATGGGACGGCAAGAATCTGGG ATTGCAAAACAGGGAAATGCATTAAAGTGATTGGCTGCCAGGAAAAGAAGTCCCGGTTTCGCATTAGTTCTATGGCTCTCGATGAAAGTGAAAGTTGGTTG GCATGTGGACAGGGTAAAAATATAGCTGTATGGAATCTTCCTGCCTCAGAATGCGTATCAACAATATCCTCCCCTGCTCATGTACAAGATGTGATGTTTGATGAAAAGCAA ATTTTGAGTGTAGGAGCAGAACCACTTCTAAGGCGTTTCGACTTAAATGGAGCTTTGCTTTCTCAAATTCAGTGTGCTCCTAGTTCAGCATTTTCAGTTTCCTTGCATCCAACAGGA GTAGTTGCTGTGGGAGGCTATGGAGGTCTTGTTGATGTCATCTCTCAATTCGGAAGCCATCTCTGCACGTTTC
- the LOC106390005 gene encoding THO complex subunit 6-like isoform X1: MLLTRSQGFAVQRHWGIKIHTKQSKGKISKYYYFKGLKRNLAESRLFRFSEFFFSHHCLLLSPAFSNPRKKHQKKMYGDATNWNEDEYRESILKEREIQTRTVFRTAWAPNPNPDAFVVASSDGTLAFHSMSSLVSQSAAFGYSKGEDFMVAVPEGMVRAHEGPAYDVKFYGEDEDALLLSCGDDGRVRGWKWRDFADSTENHVKPLLELTNPQHKGPWGALSPMPEINAISVDPQSGSVYTAAGDSCAYCWDMESGKIKMIFKGHSDYLHSLVSRSSASQILTGSEDGTARIWDCKTGKCIKVIGCQEKKSRFRISSMALDESESWLACGQGKNIAVWNLPASECVSTISSPAHVQDVMFDEKQILSVGAEPLLRRFDLNGALLSQIQCAPSSAFSVSLHPTGEYHGDVRLIDVSVLETFPGRGHIGDGTGTLRRGKH; this comes from the exons ATGCTCCTGACTCGTTCACAAGGTTTTGCCGTCCAAAGGCATTGGGGGATTAAGATACACACCAAGCAATCTAAAGGAAAAATCTCCAAATATTACTACTTTAAAGGACTAAAACGTAATTTAGCAGAATCACGACTCTTCCGGTTTAGTGAGTTCTTCTTCTCCCACCACTGCTTGCTGTTATCGCCGGCGTTCAGCAATCCCCGAAAGAAGCATCAGAAGAAAATGTACGGAGACGCTACGAATTGGAACGAGGATGAGTATAGAGAATCAATCCTGAAGGAACGAGAGATTCAGACTCGTACCGTCTTTCGAACCGCCTGGGCTCCAAATCCTAATCCGGACGCCTTTGTTGTCGCTTCCAGCGACGGAACCCTAGCTTTCCACTCGATGAGCTCTCTCGTTTCCCAATCGGCGGCGTTTGGGTACTCGAAAGGTGAGGACTTTATGGTGGCTGTACCTGAGGGAATGGTTAGGGCACACGAAGGGCCCGCGTATGATGTCAAGTTCTATGGCGAAGACGAGGATGCTTTGCTCCTCAG TTGTGGGGATGATGGTAGAGTTCGAGGATGGAAATGGAGAGACTTTGCTGATTCTACAGAGAACCATGTCAAGCCATTGCTTGAATTGACTAATCCACAGCACAA AGGTCCTTGGGGTGCTCTTTCACCAATGCCCGAGATCAATGCCATTTCTGTTGATCCCCAG TCAGGAAGTGTTTATACAGCTGCTGGTGATTCTTGCGCATATTGTTGGGACATG gaaagtggtaaaataaaaatgatcttCAAGGGCCATTCAGACTATTTGCATTCTCTAGTTTCGCGTAGTTCTGCAAGCCAG ATATTGACGGGTTCGGAGGATGGGACGGCAAGAATCTGGG ATTGCAAAACAGGGAAATGCATTAAAGTGATTGGCTGCCAGGAAAAGAAGTCCCGGTTTCGCATTAGTTCTATGGCTCTCGATGAAAGTGAAAGTTGGTTG GCATGTGGACAGGGTAAAAATATAGCTGTATGGAATCTTCCTGCCTCAGAATGCGTATCAACAATATCCTCCCCTGCTCATGTACAAGATGTGATGTTTGATGAAAAGCAA ATTTTGAGTGTAGGAGCAGAACCACTTCTAAGGCGTTTCGACTTAAATGGAGCTTTGCTTTCTCAAATTCAGTGTGCTCCTAGTTCAGCATTTTCAGTTTCCTTGCATCCAACAGGA GAGTATCACGGGGACGTCAGATTGATTGACGTATCCGTACTGGAGACGTTTCCGGGACGGGGACACATTGGGGACGGCACGGGGACACTTAGGAGAGGGAAACATTAA